The following coding sequences are from one Eucalyptus grandis isolate ANBG69807.140 chromosome 11, ASM1654582v1, whole genome shotgun sequence window:
- the LOC104445670 gene encoding LOW QUALITY PROTEIN: uncharacterized protein LOC104445670 (The sequence of the model RefSeq protein was modified relative to this genomic sequence to represent the inferred CDS: inserted 1 base in 1 codon), producing MDGFDRRRRRKRSLKERLGLKAMACCGGPIWGIRSAAISVRDDDEGDTEIHHQLPQEPPPPLSPDPASVSGPEPAYDPIDRALDPGCGVPEAQPAGSPADGGDGEGGRRWRWRRRRGVAGSDALCCVCMGRKKGXAFIPCGHTYCRVCSRELWLNRGSCPLCNRPILEILDIF from the exons ATGGACGGCTTCGatcggaggaggaggcggaagAGGAGCCTGAAGGAGCGGCTCGGGTTGAAAGCCATGGCCTGCTGCGGCGGCCCGATATGGGGCATCCGGTCCGCCGCCATCAGCGTCCGCGACGACGACGAGGGCGACACCGAGATCCACCACCAGCTGCCGCAAGAACCGCCGCCCCCGCTCAGCCCAGACCCCGCGAGCGTATCGGGTCCGGAACCGGCCTACGACCCGATCGACCGGGCCCTCGACCCGGGCTGCGGCGTGCCCGAGGCGCAGCCGGCCGGCTCCCCA GCGGACGGCGGGGACGGCGAGGGGggacggcggtggcggtggcggcggcggcggggggtgGCGGGGAGCGACGCGTTGTGCTGCGTGTGCATGGGGCGGAAGAAGG CGGCGTTTATCCCGTGCGGGCACACCTACTGTAGGGTGTGCTCCCGGGAGCTGTGGTTGAACCGAGGGAGCTGTCCCCTCTGCAACCGCCCGATCCTCGAGATCCTCGACATCTTCTGA
- the LOC104445672 gene encoding plastid-lipid-associated protein, chloroplastic — translation MSTVSQLIHFPCVSLSSSPTQHRFSPKPSVLAVANPGIASRIACGSRIRHGNPGRRVRPVFRVRAAEDGDEGVPEKGEEEPVSGTSGGGAAVAVAEPEEPEPLKEVPEIAALKKELVDSFYGTDRGLRATSETRAEIVELITQLEAKNPTPAPTEALTLLNGKWILAYTSFAQLFPLLARGTLPLVKVEEISQTIDSENFTVQNSVLFSGPLATTSFSTNAKFEVRSPKRVQIKFEEGIIGTPQLTDSIVLPENVEFLGQRIDLAPLKGLINSVQDTAYSVAKTISSQPPIKFSLSNNNAQSWLLTTYLDEELRISRGDAGSIFVLIKEGSSLLSL, via the exons ATGTCCACCGTCTCGCAGCTCATCCATTTTCCATGCGTTTCCCTCTCGTCGAGCCCTACCCAGCACCGTTTCTCCCCCAAGCCTTCGGTCCTCGCCGTGGCCAACCCCGGAATCGCCTCCAGGATCGCCTGCGGCTCAAGAATCCGGCACGGCAACCCGGGTCGCCGCGTCCGACCCGTGTTCCGGGTCAGGGCCGCTGAGGACGGCGACGAAGGGGTGCCcgagaagggggaggaggagccggTGAGTGGGACCAGCGGCGGCGGGGctgcggtggcggtggcggagcCGGAGGAGCCGGAGCCGCTGAAGGAGGTGCCGGAGATCGCCGCGCTGAAGAAGGAGCTGGTGGATTCGTTCTACGGGACGGACCGTGGGTTGAGGGCGACGAGCGAGACGCGGGCGGAGATCGTGGAGCTGATCACGCAGCTCGAGGCGAAGAACCCGACTCCTGCTCCGACGGAGGCTCTGACGCTGCTCAACGGGAAGTGGATTCTTGC GTACACCTCTTTTGCGCAATTATTCCCATTGTTGGCACGGGGTACCCTGCCATTGGTGAAGGTGGAGGAGATATCTCAGACCATTGATTCGGAGAATTTCACTGTCCAGAACTCTGTCCTGTTTTCTGGGCCACTGGCTACGACTTCTTTTAGCACCAATGCCAAATTTGAAGTCCGAAGCCCCAAGCGCGTGCAG ATCAAGTTCGAAGAAGGCATCATTGGAACTCCGCAGCTCACCGACTCAATTGTCTTACCGGAGAATGTCGAGTTCTTAGGACAAAGGATCGATCTTGCTCCTTTGAAAGGTTTGATCAACTCTGTTCAAGACACTGCTTACTCTGTTGCAAAGACCATCTCCAGCCAACCACCCATCAAATTCTCCCTCTCAAACAACAATGCCCAGTCATGGCTACTCACCACCTACCTCGATGAGGAACTCCGTATCTCGAGGGGAGATGCTGGAAGCATCTTTGTTCTTATCAAGGAAGGTAGCTCCTTGTTGTCGCTGTAA
- the LOC120289841 gene encoding probable transcription repressor OFP9: protein MRRSSGLSKKQRPQSRGCEYLCCGCRLSVSSSEEDDESDGLDRVGAISSLAHALVQERLDQMIRERQEARRAEQRKRRMGRTEFILIVAVEMESYDPVQDFKDSMAQMITSTGIVDAKGLRRLLDWYLSVNCEDSRGVILEAFYDVCFNLFVRK, encoded by the coding sequence ATGAGGAGGAGCTCAGGGCTATCCAAGAAGCAGAGGCCTCAGAGCAGAGGGTGTGAGTACCTGTGTTGCGGCTGCAGACTCAGCGTTTCCTCGTCGGAGGAGGATGACGAGAGCGACGGTCTGGACCGGGTCGGAGCAATCTCGAGCCTGGCACACGCCTTGGTTCAAGAGCGGCTTGACCAAATGATAAGAGAAAGGCAAGAGGCGAGGCGTGCAGAGCAAAGGAAGCGAAGAATGGGAAGGACTGAATTCATTTTGATAGTCGCTGTAGAGATGGAATCATATGATCCCGTGCAAGATTTCAAAGACTCCATGGCCCAGATGATAACGTCAACCGGAATTGTAGATGCGAAAGGCCTTCGGCGACTATTGGATTGGTACCTCTCTGTGAATTGTGAGGATAGTAGGGGAGTTATATTGGAGGCATTTTATGATGTTTGCTTTAACTTGTTTGTTAGGAAGTAA
- the LOC104445673 gene encoding pyrophosphate--fructose 6-phosphate 1-phosphotransferase subunit beta: MSPSFVYNGDLAAAAGGKPAGTGRVASVYSDVQTSRIDHDLPLPSVLKGPIKVVDGPPSSAAGNPGEIAKLFPCVFGQPSAMVVPSDSASDGPSQKLKIGVVLSGGQAPGGHNVIAGIFDYLQDRAKGSTLYGFRGGPAGIMKCKYVELTPEYIYPYRNQGGFDMICSGRDKIETPEQFKQAEETAKKLDLDGLVVIGGDDSNTNACLLAENFRSKNMKTRVIGCPKTIDGDLKCKEVPVSFGFDTACKIYSEQIGNVMVDARSTGKYYHFVRLMGRAASHITLECALQTHPNITIIGEEVAAKKLTLKNVTDYIVDVVCKRAGFGYNYGVILIPEGLIDFIPEVQHLISELNEILAHDVVDEGGLWKKKLQTQSLELFEFLPQAIQEQLMLERDPHGNVQVAKIETEKMLIQMVETELEKRKQEGTYKGNFKGQSHFFGYEGRCGLPTNFDSTYCYALGFAAGALLQSGKTGLISSVANLAAPLSEWTVGGTALTSLMDVERRHGKFKPVIKKAMVELEGAPFKKFASMRDEWAIKNRYISPGPIQFNGPASDAVNHTLLLELGAQA; the protein is encoded by the exons ATGTCGCCGAGCTTCGTGTACAACGGCgatctcgccgccgccgccggcgggaAGCCGGCCGGCACCGGCCGCGTGGCCTCCGTGTACAGCGACGTCCAGACGAGCCGCATCGACCACGACCTCCCCCTGCCGTCCGTGCTCAAGGGCCCCATCAAGGTCGTCGACGGCCccccgagctccgccgccggCAATCCAG GGGAGATCGCGAAGCTCTTTCCGTGTGTGTTCGGGCAACCGTCGGCAATGGTGGTGCCCAGTGATTCCGCCTCCGATGGACCAAGCCAGAAGTTGAAGATAGGAGTGGTGTTGTCGGGAGGTCAGGCTCCTGGAGGGCACAATGTGATTGCTGGAATCTTCG ATTACTTGCAAGATCGCGCTAAAGGCAGCACATTGTATGGGTTCCGTGGTGGTCCTGCTGGCATCATGAAGTGCAAATATGTGGAACTCACTCCTGAGTACATATACCCTTACAGAAACCAG GGTGGCTTTGACATGATCTGCAGTGGGAGAGACAAAATTGAAACTCCAGAGCAG TTTAAACAAGCTGAAGAAACAGCAAAAAAACTTGACTTGGATGGCCTTGTTGTTATCGGTGGAGATGACTCAAACACAAACGCTTGCCTCCTTGCTGAAAATTTCAG GAGTAAAAACATGAAAACTCGAGTAATTGGATGCCCCAAAACCATTGATGGTGATCTCAAATGCAAAGAGGTTCCTGTGAGTTTTGGATTTGATACTGCTTGCAAG ATCTACTCTGAACAGATTGGCAATGTGATGGTAGATGCTCGGTCAACTGGAAAATATTACCACT TTGTGAGGCTAATGGGACGTGCAGCTTCTCACATCACTCTAGAATGTGCTCTGCAAACTCATCCTAATATCACCATTATTGGAGAAGAG GTCGCTGCCAAGAAGCTGACTCTTAAAAATGTCACTGACTACATCGTTGATGTTGTCTGTAAACGTGCGGGATTTGGTTACAACTATGGAGTCATACTCATACCAGAAGGCCTTATCGATTTCATTCCAGAG GTGCAGCACCTTATTTCAGAACTAAATGAAATTCTTGCTCATGATGTCGTGGATGAAGGTGGGCTTTGGAAGAAGAAACTCCAAACTCAGTCTTTAGAGCTCTTTGAATTTTTACCTCAAGCAATTCAAGAACAATTGATGCTTGAAAGAGATCCACATGGAAATGTACAG GTTGCTAAAATTGAGACAGAGAAGATGCTCATTCAAATGGTTGAAACTGAATTGGAGAAGAGGAAGCAGGAAGGTACATACAAGGGGAACTTCAAAGGACAATCCCACTTTTTTGG gtatgaaggcagatGTGGTCTGCCGACCAACTTTGACTCTACGTATTGCTATGCTTTGGGTTTTGCAGCGGGAGCTCTCCTCCAGAGTGGGAAAACTGGGTTGATATCTTCA GTGGCAAACTTAGCTGCCCCACTTTCGGAGTGGACTGTTGGTGGAACCGCTTTAACATCATTGATGGACGTTGAGAGGAGACATG GTAAGTTCAAGCCTGTGATCAAGAAGGCAATGGTGGAGCTTGAAG GTGCACCATTCAAGAAGTTTGCGTCGATGCGGGACGAGTGGGCCATCAAGAACAGATATATCAGTCCTG GTCCTATTCAATTTAATGGCCCAGCATCAGATGCAGTCAACCACACCCTTTTGTTGGAACTTGGAGCTCAAGCTTAG